Proteins encoded by one window of Halobaculum halobium:
- a CDS encoding DUF371 domain-containing protein: protein MTDEASSESDATTTAGPIREVTVRASGHEHVSAEHTSTFEVTSDDWLTPAGDCILAIEADTTPADVPRSFVEACRSREATIVAEFGAADATETVTGRGHPDLSYEGDRSIVGRTSDYVDERTIMVDADKAAADFDRRLVTALERGAPLTVTLRVEP from the coding sequence ATGACCGACGAGGCGTCGAGCGAGTCGGACGCGACGACGACCGCGGGTCCGATCCGGGAGGTGACCGTCCGCGCGTCGGGCCACGAGCACGTCAGCGCCGAGCACACGAGCACCTTCGAGGTGACGAGCGACGACTGGCTCACGCCCGCGGGCGACTGCATCCTCGCGATCGAGGCGGACACGACTCCGGCGGACGTGCCGCGGTCGTTCGTCGAGGCGTGTCGCTCGCGGGAGGCGACGATCGTCGCCGAGTTCGGCGCCGCGGACGCGACCGAGACGGTGACGGGACGCGGCCACCCGGACCTATCGTACGAGGGCGACCGGAGCATTGTCGGACGCACCAGCGACTACGTCGACGAGCGGACGATCATGGTCGACGCCGACAAGGCCGCCGCCGACTTCGACCGACGGCTCGTGACCGCGCTGGAGCGGGGCGCACCGCTGACAGTGACGCTGCGCGTCGAACCGTAA
- a CDS encoding SDR family NAD(P)-dependent oxidoreductase: MDWTKRHRTVVITGANEGIGYHLLTSLVEDGYRVAGLDINGEHIEPLQNSHPELVRFIDCDVTVDEDVETAIGEVVSEWGPIDILVNNAGIFNFDLFEDQTLADTKREFEVNYFGYVRLIHAILPHMRERGEGLIHNVSSGAGLVGHPGLSGYASTKGAIEALVRSLRLELQHENVTCTVMHPPLSNTRSTAELGYPESLLSDPKTVGRKLAGKIESRGPVIYADWKTKFGLAVSKRVPYLVRKGTQQFVEPTE, translated from the coding sequence ATGGACTGGACAAAACGACACCGTACTGTCGTAATCACCGGGGCAAACGAGGGGATCGGCTATCATCTTCTCACCTCGCTCGTCGAGGACGGCTACCGAGTTGCTGGACTCGATATCAACGGAGAGCACATCGAACCTCTCCAAAACAGCCACCCTGAATTGGTGCGTTTTATCGACTGTGATGTGACCGTAGATGAGGACGTCGAGACAGCGATCGGGGAGGTCGTGAGCGAATGGGGACCGATCGACATCCTCGTCAACAATGCTGGAATATTCAACTTCGACCTCTTCGAGGACCAGACGCTCGCCGACACAAAACGGGAGTTCGAGGTGAACTACTTCGGCTATGTCCGGCTGATCCACGCGATCCTGCCGCATATGCGGGAACGGGGGGAAGGACTCATCCATAACGTGAGTTCCGGGGCAGGCCTCGTCGGCCATCCCGGACTCTCCGGCTATGCATCGACGAAAGGCGCTATCGAAGCGCTCGTGCGATCGCTGCGGCTGGAACTGCAACATGAGAATGTCACGTGTACAGTGATGCACCCGCCGCTCTCGAACACGCGCTCCACGGCCGAACTCGGCTATCCGGAATCCCTGCTGAGTGACCCGAAAACCGTCGGCCGCAAGCTAGCTGGGAAGATCGAATCGAGGGGGCCGGTTATCTACGCCGACTGGAAGACGAAATTCGGCCTCGCCGTCTCGAAACGCGTTCCGTATCTCGTCCGAAAGGGAACCCAGCAGTTCGTCGAACCCACCGAGTAA
- a CDS encoding ribbon-helix-helix domain-containing protein, producing MTDYTTVSIPKDLAERVEETLEGTSFSSTSDLVRFLLRSIVIQHQKQGSLSEAQFEEITEQLRDLGYLE from the coding sequence ATGACCGACTACACCACCGTCTCCATCCCGAAGGACCTCGCCGAGCGCGTCGAGGAGACGCTCGAGGGGACGAGCTTCTCGTCGACCTCCGATCTCGTGCGCTTTCTCCTCCGAAGCATCGTGATCCAACACCAGAAACAGGGGTCGCTCTCGGAGGCACAGTTCGAGGAGATCACCGAGCAACTCCGCGACCTCGGCTATTTAGAGTAG
- a CDS encoding endonuclease III domain-containing protein: MSDDEPAENISGGDAGGGRPAAFDSADEPATRGEAVVDALGDLYWRKAYGGQDAFECLVRTVLSQNTSDKASQPAHDALLARYGPEEPPGAAATRSGSDAGRERGGSEWPGDLASSLANAARDELAETISGAGLYNVKSERIVALAERVVEEYGGADGFDAFVREADPATVRETLLDMDGVGPKTADCVLLFAGGRGGVFPVDTHVHRISRRMGLAPGDADHEAVRAALEEAVPPEKCGFGHTAMIQFGREYCTARDPACLKRPEACPLYDLCDRRGVDELAGEAVDPSEAVTEE, from the coding sequence ATGTCCGACGACGAACCGGCCGAGAACATCAGCGGCGGCGACGCGGGCGGCGGCCGTCCGGCGGCGTTCGACTCGGCTGACGAGCCGGCGACGCGCGGCGAGGCCGTCGTCGACGCCCTCGGCGACCTGTACTGGCGCAAGGCCTACGGCGGGCAGGACGCCTTCGAATGTCTGGTCCGGACGGTCCTCTCGCAGAACACCAGCGACAAGGCGAGCCAGCCGGCACACGACGCGCTGCTGGCGCGGTACGGGCCGGAGGAGCCGCCCGGCGCCGCGGCGACGCGATCGGGGAGCGACGCGGGCCGCGAGCGTGGCGGATCCGAGTGGCCAGGGGATCTGGCGTCGTCGCTGGCGAACGCCGCGCGGGACGAATTGGCCGAGACTATCTCCGGAGCAGGGCTGTACAACGTGAAATCGGAGCGGATCGTCGCGCTCGCCGAGCGCGTCGTCGAGGAGTACGGCGGCGCCGACGGGTTCGACGCCTTCGTTCGCGAGGCGGACCCGGCCACGGTCCGCGAGACGCTGCTCGACATGGACGGCGTCGGGCCCAAAACCGCCGACTGCGTCCTCCTGTTCGCCGGCGGCCGCGGCGGCGTCTTTCCCGTTGACACGCACGTCCATCGCATCTCCCGCCGGATGGGGCTGGCGCCCGGGGATGCCGACCACGAGGCAGTACGGGCCGCACTAGAGGAGGCGGTGCCGCCCGAGAAATGCGGCTTCGGCCACACCGCGATGATCCAGTTCGGACGTGAGTACTGTACCGCCCGCGACCCGGCCTGCCTGAAGCGACCGGAGGCCTGCCCGCTGTACGACCTGTGCGACCGGAGGGGTGTGGACGAACTCGCCGGGGAGGCAGTCGACCCGAGCGAGGCGGTCACCGAGGAGTGA
- a CDS encoding DUF368 domain-containing protein: MGTADAVPGVSGGTIALITGIYDRLIAAVTAASPSLARRTIEGLLGDRDQLRAVWTDIDGAFLLALGAGIATAILTVTRVLHVALETAPVLTYGFFFGLIGASAVVLRDEFRVDTAGRAAAAVAGAALAFVASGRASAALGETALATFFAGAVAVSAMILPGISGSLLLVILGQYERMTEALSVFVDSLLAVATGGPMAAAIEAGIPVVAFLAGGVVGLLTVAHAVRAALAARREATLAFLIGLIVGALRAPVVRVGEEIGAWTATVGGEFVVAAAVGALLVVGLDRLAGGVDLD, encoded by the coding sequence ATGGGGACCGCCGACGCCGTCCCCGGCGTCTCCGGCGGGACCATCGCGTTGATCACCGGGATCTACGACCGCCTCATCGCCGCGGTCACGGCCGCCTCGCCGTCGCTCGCGCGCCGCACGATCGAGGGGCTCCTCGGTGACCGAGACCAGCTTCGCGCCGTCTGGACCGACATCGACGGGGCGTTCCTGCTCGCGCTCGGCGCGGGAATCGCCACCGCGATCCTCACCGTCACCCGGGTGTTACACGTCGCGCTGGAGACGGCCCCCGTGCTCACGTACGGCTTCTTCTTCGGGCTCATCGGCGCGTCGGCGGTCGTGCTCAGAGACGAGTTCCGCGTCGACACCGCCGGCCGGGCCGCCGCGGCCGTCGCGGGAGCGGCGCTGGCGTTCGTCGCCTCCGGGCGCGCGTCCGCGGCGCTCGGCGAGACCGCGCTCGCGACGTTCTTCGCGGGCGCGGTCGCGGTGAGCGCGATGATCCTCCCCGGCATCTCGGGGTCGCTCCTGCTGGTCATCCTCGGCCAGTACGAGCGGATGACCGAGGCGCTGTCCGTGTTCGTCGATTCGCTGCTGGCGGTCGCGACCGGCGGCCCGATGGCCGCGGCCATCGAGGCCGGGATCCCGGTGGTCGCGTTCCTCGCGGGCGGCGTCGTCGGACTGCTCACCGTCGCCCACGCGGTTCGGGCGGCGCTCGCGGCGCGGCGCGAGGCGACGCTCGCGTTCCTGATCGGCCTCATCGTCGGCGCACTCAGGGCGCCCGTCGTCCGCGTCGGCGAGGAGATCGGTGCCTGGACCGCGACGGTCGGCGGCGAGTTCGTCGTCGCGGCCGCGGTCGGCGCGCTTCTCGTCGTCGGACTCGACCGGCTCGCCGGCGGCGTCGACCTGGACTGA
- a CDS encoding glycosyltransferase family 4 protein, with product MGDVNPLPGVCVVTHPLSPAGENATRTLLNVLAAITTVSLVTADLPENSSIWDDHLVFEVSEHGAGQSNILIAAYRFLRNQLRMAARIRERDEEIVLFFGATSYLLPVLFAKAIGKTIVVEPRGDVPLTLRLNWEQRMPAQLARVLAGLVRALEEVCYRAADAIVTYTPSMASELGLTRFDGKLYPNGARYVDTDAFDVRVPFESRGEVVGFVGRLDEEKNVRSLLAAAQNLPESTNFRFIGDGPLFEELETTATTDRVSFAGWVDHNEVSAELNEMRLLILPSDPTEGLPTTILESLACGTPVYATPVSGVPDVVREGETGFLMNDPSPEGIAADVATILDRDDLIEVSRQGRAEVVRDYDFEAATHRYRDIFADLA from the coding sequence ATTGGCGACGTAAACCCCCTTCCGGGCGTCTGTGTCGTGACACACCCGCTGAGTCCTGCTGGAGAGAATGCAACACGGACTCTATTGAACGTTCTTGCGGCGATTACGACTGTCTCTCTGGTGACCGCTGACCTTCCGGAGAACTCGTCGATCTGGGACGATCACCTTGTTTTCGAGGTATCTGAGCACGGGGCTGGTCAGTCAAATATCCTCATTGCTGCGTATCGCTTCCTGCGCAATCAGCTCCGGATGGCAGCGCGGATACGCGAGCGTGATGAAGAAATCGTCTTGTTCTTCGGAGCCACCTCGTATCTTCTCCCTGTCTTGTTCGCAAAGGCGATCGGGAAGACAATTGTTGTCGAACCGCGGGGAGACGTTCCGCTGACGCTCCGGTTGAACTGGGAACAGCGGATGCCGGCGCAGCTGGCTCGTGTGCTCGCGGGACTCGTCCGGGCGCTCGAGGAGGTGTGTTACCGCGCCGCCGACGCAATCGTGACGTACACGCCGTCGATGGCTTCTGAACTGGGATTGACACGCTTCGACGGGAAATTGTACCCAAACGGCGCACGGTACGTGGATACCGACGCTTTCGATGTGCGTGTTCCATTCGAGTCGCGGGGGGAAGTCGTCGGGTTTGTCGGTCGGCTGGACGAGGAAAAGAACGTCCGATCGCTCTTGGCGGCGGCGCAGAATCTACCCGAGTCGACTAATTTCCGGTTCATCGGCGATGGTCCACTATTTGAGGAGCTGGAGACCACAGCGACGACAGACCGAGTCAGCTTTGCCGGCTGGGTCGACCACAATGAAGTCTCTGCGGAACTGAACGAGATGCGCCTGCTCATCCTTCCGTCTGACCCGACGGAAGGACTCCCGACGACGATACTGGAATCGCTCGCGTGTGGGACTCCCGTGTACGCGACACCAGTCTCTGGCGTCCCAGACGTGGTCAGAGAGGGGGAGACAGGCTTTCTCATGAATGACCCATCACCCGAGGGCATTGCGGCTGATGTCGCCACTATCCTCGACCGGGACGACCTTATCGAGGTGAGCCGGCAGGGGCGAGCAGAAGTCGTGCGCGACTACGACTTCGAGGCAGCGACCCATCGGTATCGGGATATCTTCGCAGACCTCGCATGA
- a CDS encoding VOC family protein, whose protein sequence is MTTRPAATQPRPALASLALEVSDLGRAATWYADTFGLVPTRRTATECAFDVGGTEFVLRRPDSVPRGGLHTHFAFETPAREYPAWRARFPDAPEIDFGTFRSLYLEDDDGHAPEIGGTAPDGTGTGLVGVFEVVLEVANVDLASDCWSALGFSAVDRGDGRRRIRMRGPAGADRQFDVELWEPQLGLAGARGGVHVDLAFRVREPAAVAEHAYGDLPSVTVQEAPDGSVELYDPDGHHLVLLPDDESTDTAEEEP, encoded by the coding sequence ATGACGACGCGACCCGCGGCGACGCAGCCGCGCCCGGCGCTCGCGTCGCTCGCGCTGGAGGTGTCCGACCTCGGGCGCGCGGCGACGTGGTACGCCGACACGTTCGGTCTGGTTCCGACCCGTCGAACCGCTACCGAGTGTGCCTTCGACGTCGGCGGCACCGAGTTCGTGCTCCGTCGGCCCGACTCGGTCCCGCGCGGCGGCCTCCACACGCACTTCGCGTTCGAGACGCCCGCCCGCGAGTACCCCGCTTGGCGCGCTCGCTTCCCCGACGCGCCCGAAATTGATTTCGGCACCTTTCGCTCGCTATATCTCGAGGACGACGACGGCCACGCCCCGGAGATCGGCGGGACGGCCCCCGACGGGACCGGAACCGGTCTCGTCGGCGTGTTCGAGGTGGTGCTGGAGGTGGCGAACGTCGACCTCGCGAGCGACTGCTGGTCGGCACTCGGGTTTTCGGCGGTCGACCGCGGCGACGGGCGGCGACGGATCCGGATGCGCGGCCCCGCCGGCGCCGACCGACAGTTCGACGTGGAACTGTGGGAGCCCCAGCTGGGACTGGCGGGCGCCCGTGGTGGCGTCCACGTCGACCTGGCGTTCCGGGTACGCGAGCCCGCGGCCGTCGCGGAGCACGCCTACGGCGACCTCCCTTCGGTGACAGTCCAAGAGGCGCCCGATGGGTCGGTCGAGCTGTACGACCCGGACGGCCACCACCTCGTGTTGCTGCCCGACGACGAGAGTACGGACACGGCAGAGGAGGAGCCGTGA
- the aglG gene encoding glucosyl-dolichyl phosphate glucuronosyltransferase, which yields MQVSVVLCTYTESMFVDFCEAADSILNQSYEEVQLVIVVDGNHNLYDRVIEEYGDRSDVVTHCNDWNVGLLESRNTGAELADGDVVAFIDDDAVADKHWVEELVGSYEAQDAVAVGGKMTADWVAGRPSYLPEEFFWLVGVTHRGFADGPGPVRNTFGSNISFDREVFLHLGGFDAEVGGRKGDKNLQGGETELCARLRKEYGMSVWYNPNATVAHKVYEYRTDIIWLLDRAFWQGYSKRGMQQLVPDSGGEEGEFLGDLLREYTPERLYRLFRDPSSPKVQKLVLLLVLTGAVGCGYVYGIAKWG from the coding sequence GTGCAAGTCTCCGTCGTCCTCTGCACGTACACGGAGTCGATGTTCGTGGATTTTTGCGAGGCGGCGGACAGTATCCTCAACCAGTCCTATGAGGAAGTGCAGTTGGTCATCGTCGTCGACGGCAACCATAACCTGTACGACAGAGTGATCGAGGAGTACGGGGATAGGTCCGATGTCGTGACCCACTGCAACGACTGGAACGTCGGTCTTCTAGAGAGTCGGAATACCGGTGCTGAACTCGCCGACGGAGACGTGGTCGCCTTTATCGACGATGACGCTGTGGCGGATAAGCACTGGGTCGAGGAACTCGTTGGGAGCTACGAGGCGCAAGACGCAGTCGCGGTCGGAGGGAAGATGACCGCCGATTGGGTTGCGGGGCGCCCCTCCTATCTCCCCGAGGAATTCTTCTGGCTTGTCGGCGTGACTCATCGGGGGTTCGCCGATGGCCCCGGCCCAGTCCGAAACACATTCGGCTCGAATATCTCCTTCGACCGAGAGGTGTTCCTCCATCTTGGAGGCTTCGACGCAGAAGTCGGGGGCCGCAAGGGCGACAAGAATCTGCAGGGCGGCGAGACGGAACTGTGTGCGCGCCTTCGCAAAGAGTACGGAATGAGCGTCTGGTACAATCCTAATGCGACGGTCGCACACAAGGTATATGAATATCGAACTGACATAATCTGGCTGCTCGACCGGGCGTTTTGGCAGGGCTACTCCAAACGCGGGATGCAACAGCTTGTCCCCGACTCGGGCGGCGAAGAGGGTGAGTTTCTCGGCGACCTGCTGCGAGAGTACACTCCCGAACGCTTGTATCGCTTGTTTCGTGATCCTTCCAGTCCAAAAGTTCAAAAGTTAGTGCTGTTGCTGGTGCTAACAGGAGCAGTCGGCTGTGGGTACGTGTACGGTATTGCTAAGTGGGGTTGA
- a CDS encoding oligosaccharyl transferase, archaeosortase A system-associated, whose amino-acid sequence MSRSDSDTTPDGGNSATSVPGLDYSFAGKSATDVLGDLYHIPTLLAIVAFMLWVRLQSYSNFIRDGQVYFNGNDAWYHLRQVRYTVANWPSTMPWDPWTYYPFGTNSGQFGTLYDQLVATAALIVGLGAPSEALVAKTLLVAPAVFGALIAVPTYLIGKRLGGRLAGLFGAVILMLLPGTFLRRGLVGFADHNIVEPFFQAFAVVSIMVALAVAQRDRPIWELVQASEWDELKPTLYWSALGGFAIGLYLWVWPPGVLLLGIFAAYVVFQAVSDYAGDRSPDHVAFVAVISMVVAALMALVKFEEATFSPTAMSLIQPAFALATAAGAVFLAFLARQLDAREFADERLNDDGFAATVGVLGAVGVLLVIFVEAAPFTTIESNLLRFVGFSATATARTIGEAQPFLQSGLVQYYGGFGVVLAEYGFAFITALAAAVWMLVKPLWKRGTTSDYYYLAGSTLVVLFVFVGAPIFNDLASGLGLNPQVAGLALVALLVFGAAARVRYDAEHLFVFVWAAFITAAAFTQVRFNYYLAVAVAGMNAYFLREILAVIGIDFSADLSMPDVETYQIIAVVLTVLVVLGPVLVVPLSLGSTGQVSIDKTNTAVGVGNSTGPGAVTIWDESLQKMNSNTPAEGNLGGAGNADELDYYETYQRPAAGDYDYPEGAYGVMSWWDYGHWITTRGERIPHANPFQQGATSAANYLLAPSEEEASEVLANIDDDGEAEQMRYTMIDWQMVTVGSKFGAPVVFDDDTNASDYYEPTLRAQETQQGTRYGVAFQDKKQRYYESMMVRLYMYHGSRADPAVQTLFGDRVIVFDYDTVSAEDGTSYKVLPQGENATAVRTFANESAAQQFVEEDGTAQIGGVGAFPRESVPALEHYRLVSTSDTSAYASSQYQRTVLQESQSLGLRPSLLQQTQPQWVKTFEKVPGATVEGDGADPNETVTATVEMEVPEGGTGGNASTFTYEQQTTANEDGEFEFTVPYSTAGYDEYGPENGYTNVSVRATGAYTVTGEVESNESAYIVRNQGTFNVSEGAVNGDTDETATVTLSEEVLRAPEGAQENGSETNNTTDDSENTSSLPAEFDSLNGLDSTSDDPSGESFAGTGATDGAAPSVRAPIRRHVTP is encoded by the coding sequence ATGAGTCGAAGCGATAGCGACACGACCCCGGACGGTGGGAACTCCGCCACCTCCGTCCCGGGCCTCGACTACTCCTTCGCGGGGAAGTCGGCCACCGATGTCCTCGGTGACCTCTACCATATCCCGACGCTCCTCGCGATCGTCGCGTTCATGCTGTGGGTCCGCCTTCAGTCCTACAGTAACTTCATCCGCGACGGGCAGGTGTACTTCAACGGTAACGACGCGTGGTACCACCTCAGACAGGTCCGGTACACCGTCGCGAACTGGCCCTCCACGATGCCGTGGGACCCGTGGACGTACTACCCGTTCGGGACCAACTCCGGCCAATTCGGTACGCTCTACGACCAACTGGTCGCCACCGCAGCCCTCATCGTCGGCCTCGGGGCCCCCTCCGAGGCACTCGTCGCCAAGACCCTCCTCGTTGCGCCCGCGGTCTTCGGGGCGCTCATCGCGGTCCCCACCTATCTCATCGGGAAGCGCCTCGGGGGCCGCCTCGCAGGCCTTTTCGGCGCGGTCATCCTGATGCTCCTGCCTGGAACGTTCCTCCGGCGCGGACTCGTCGGCTTCGCCGACCACAACATTGTGGAACCGTTCTTTCAGGCGTTCGCGGTCGTCTCGATCATGGTCGCGCTCGCAGTCGCCCAGCGGGACCGCCCCATCTGGGAACTCGTGCAAGCGAGCGAGTGGGACGAACTGAAGCCCACTCTGTACTGGAGTGCACTCGGGGGGTTCGCGATCGGGCTGTATCTGTGGGTGTGGCCACCGGGCGTCCTCCTACTCGGTATCTTCGCCGCATACGTCGTGTTCCAAGCCGTCTCTGACTATGCGGGTGACCGATCCCCGGACCACGTCGCGTTCGTTGCGGTTATCTCGATGGTGGTTGCGGCGCTCATGGCCCTGGTTAAGTTCGAGGAGGCGACGTTCTCCCCGACCGCGATGAGCCTCATCCAGCCCGCCTTCGCGCTCGCGACCGCCGCGGGCGCCGTCTTCCTCGCGTTCCTTGCACGTCAGCTTGACGCCCGCGAGTTCGCGGACGAACGACTGAACGACGACGGGTTCGCGGCGACGGTCGGCGTGCTCGGCGCGGTCGGCGTCCTCCTCGTTATCTTCGTCGAGGCGGCGCCGTTCACCACGATCGAGAGCAACCTCCTCCGGTTCGTCGGCTTCTCTGCTACAGCGACAGCACGGACTATCGGCGAGGCCCAGCCGTTCCTCCAGTCGGGGCTCGTCCAGTACTACGGCGGCTTCGGCGTCGTCCTCGCCGAGTACGGCTTCGCGTTCATCACTGCCCTCGCGGCCGCGGTGTGGATGCTCGTCAAGCCGCTGTGGAAGCGCGGCACCACGAGCGACTACTACTACCTCGCCGGCTCGACGCTCGTCGTCTTGTTCGTGTTCGTCGGAGCGCCGATCTTCAACGACCTCGCGAGCGGGCTCGGACTCAACCCGCAGGTGGCGGGCCTCGCGCTCGTCGCGCTGCTCGTGTTCGGCGCGGCCGCGCGCGTCCGCTATGACGCCGAACACCTGTTCGTGTTCGTGTGGGCGGCGTTCATCACCGCGGCGGCGTTCACGCAGGTGCGCTTCAACTACTACCTCGCGGTCGCCGTCGCGGGAATGAACGCCTACTTCCTCCGGGAAATCCTCGCGGTTATCGGGATCGACTTCTCGGCGGACCTCTCGATGCCGGACGTGGAGACGTACCAGATCATCGCCGTGGTGCTCACGGTGCTGGTCGTCCTCGGTCCGGTGCTCGTCGTCCCGCTGTCGCTGGGGAGCACCGGCCAGGTGTCCATCGACAAGACGAACACCGCCGTCGGCGTCGGCAACAGCACCGGTCCGGGCGCAGTGACTATCTGGGACGAGAGTCTGCAGAAAATGAACAGTAACACGCCCGCCGAGGGCAACCTCGGCGGCGCCGGCAACGCCGACGAACTCGACTACTACGAAACCTACCAGCGGCCCGCCGCCGGCGACTACGATTATCCCGAGGGTGCCTATGGTGTGATGTCGTGGTGGGACTACGGGCACTGGATCACCACGCGCGGCGAGCGCATCCCGCACGCCAACCCGTTCCAGCAGGGTGCGACCTCCGCGGCGAACTACCTCCTCGCACCCAGCGAGGAGGAGGCGAGCGAGGTGCTCGCGAACATCGACGACGACGGCGAGGCCGAACAGATGCGGTACACGATGATCGACTGGCAGATGGTCACGGTCGGCTCGAAGTTCGGCGCGCCCGTCGTCTTCGACGACGACACGAACGCCTCGGACTACTACGAGCCGACGCTGCGCGCACAGGAGACCCAGCAGGGCACTCGCTACGGTGTCGCCTTCCAAGACAAGAAGCAGCGCTACTACGAGAGCATGATGGTGCGGCTGTACATGTACCACGGCAGTCGCGCCGACCCGGCGGTCCAGACGCTGTTCGGCGACCGGGTGATCGTGTTCGACTACGACACCGTTTCCGCCGAGGACGGAACCAGCTACAAGGTGCTACCGCAGGGCGAGAACGCAACCGCGGTGCGGACGTTCGCCAACGAGAGCGCCGCACAGCAGTTCGTCGAGGAGGACGGCACCGCCCAGATCGGCGGCGTCGGCGCGTTCCCGCGCGAGTCCGTGCCCGCGTTGGAGCACTACCGGCTCGTGAGCACCTCCGATACCTCGGCGTACGCCTCGAGTCAGTACCAACGGACGGTGCTGCAGGAGTCGCAGTCGCTGGGGCTGCGCCCGTCGCTGCTGCAGCAGACGCAGCCGCAGTGGGTGAAGACGTTCGAGAAGGTGCCCGGCGCGACCGTCGAGGGTGACGGCGCCGACCCCAACGAGACGGTCACCGCGACCGTCGAGATGGAAGTTCCCGAGGGCGGCACCGGCGGCAACGCGTCGACGTTCACCTACGAGCAGCAGACTACCGCGAACGAGGACGGCGAGTTCGAGTTCACCGTCCCCTACTCGACGGCCGGCTACGACGAGTACGGCCCCGAGAACGGCTACACCAACGTGAGCGTCCGCGCGACGGGCGCGTACACGGTCACCGGCGAGGTCGAGAGCAACGAGTCGGCGTACATCGTCCGCAACCAAGGGACGTTCAACGTGAGCGAGGGCGCTGTCAACGGCGACACCGACGAGACCGCGACGGTGACGCTGTCCGAGGAAGTCCTCCGTGCGCCCGAAGGCGCCCAGGAGAACGGCTCGGAGACGAACAACACGACCGACGACTCCGAGAACACGAGCTCGCTGCCCGCGGAGTTCGACTCGCTGAACGGGCTCGATTCGACGAGCGACGACCCGAGCGGCGAGTCGTTCGCGGGAACGGGTGCGACGGACGGGGCCGCACCATCGGTCCGTGCTCCGATCCGCCGACACGTCACGCCGTAG
- the aglJ gene encoding S-layer glycoprotein N-glycosyltransferase AglJ has product MTDDVCVLLPTYDEAATVADVVTEFRDHGFTNILVIDGGSTDDTRERARDAGARVEIQSGSGKGQAIREAVREHVDAEFVLMADADGTYRASDADAMLEPLRSGTAEHVIGDRFADMHDDAMTGLNRVGNTIFNSLFSLIHREDFGDILSGYRAFTVDSFKRLRLSADGFGIETELAVECARHGVRTTVVPITYLPRPDGSNTNLHPVRDGGIILMAIYRQAKTSNPLFYFGSAGVASGLAGGLVAAYVAYDWFANGISHNVLAIVAGVGVILGVQLLIFGVLSDLLVTLHGETLDRVEALEREMPAGADTSSEEATEKGVTPTKDEGCVGPPEQ; this is encoded by the coding sequence ATGACTGACGACGTCTGCGTACTCCTCCCCACCTACGACGAGGCCGCCACCGTCGCAGACGTCGTCACGGAATTCCGCGACCACGGCTTCACTAACATCCTCGTCATCGACGGCGGCTCCACGGACGACACTCGCGAACGCGCTCGCGATGCCGGCGCGCGCGTCGAGATCCAATCGGGCTCCGGCAAGGGCCAGGCTATCCGCGAGGCCGTCCGCGAGCACGTCGACGCCGAGTTCGTCCTCATGGCCGACGCCGACGGCACCTACCGCGCGAGCGACGCCGACGCCATGCTCGAACCGCTCCGAAGCGGCACCGCCGAACACGTCATCGGCGATCGCTTCGCCGACATGCACGACGACGCGATGACCGGCCTCAACCGCGTCGGCAACACGATTTTCAATAGCCTGTTCTCGCTCATTCACCGCGAGGACTTCGGCGATATCCTCTCGGGATACCGCGCCTTCACCGTCGACTCTTTCAAGCGCCTCCGCCTCTCGGCGGACGGCTTCGGTATCGAGACGGAACTGGCCGTCGAGTGCGCGCGCCACGGCGTCCGCACGACCGTCGTCCCGATCACGTACCTCCCGCGTCCGGACGGCTCGAACACGAACCTCCACCCGGTGCGCGACGGGGGGATCATCCTGATGGCGATCTACCGGCAGGCGAAGACCTCGAACCCGCTGTTCTACTTCGGGAGCGCGGGCGTGGCCTCCGGGCTCGCGGGCGGACTCGTCGCCGCGTACGTCGCCTATGACTGGTTCGCAAACGGGATCTCCCACAACGTCCTCGCGATCGTCGCGGGCGTCGGGGTCATCCTCGGCGTGCAACTGCTCATCTTCGGCGTGCTCTCGGACCTGCTTGTCACGCTCCACGGCGAGACACTCGACCGAGTCGAGGCGCTCGAACGGGAGATGCCGGCCGGAGCGGACACGAGTAGCGAGGAAGCCACCGAAAAAGGGGTGACACCTACGAAAGACGAGGGATGTGTGGGCCCCCCCGAGCAATAG